The following coding sequences lie in one Miscanthus floridulus cultivar M001 chromosome 9, ASM1932011v1, whole genome shotgun sequence genomic window:
- the LOC136480273 gene encoding bisdemethoxycurcumin synthase-like: MARSSAHSATVLHDIHQRQRADGPAAMLGIGTANPTSCVLQEQFADWYFQVTKSDHLAELKAKMKKICDRSGIKKRYFYHTEEIIGGHPELINRALPSLTARLSIITDAAPKLAAEAASRAITDWGRPAADITHLVVATNSGDNEPSVDLRFAGLLDLRPTVRRTLLYLQGCSACLAALRVGKDIAENNRGARVLVACA, from the exons atggccagaagcagtGCCCATTCGGCCACCGTCCTGCATGACATCCACCAGAGACAGCGAGCCGATGGCCCCGCGGCCATGCTGGGCATCGGCACGGCAAACCCGACGAGCTGCGTGCTACAAGAACAGTTCGCCGACTGGTACTTTCAAGTCACGAAGAGCGACCACCTCGCCGAGCTCAAGGCCAAGATGAAGAAGATTT GTGACAGATCAGGCATCAAGAAGCGCTATTTCTACCACACCGAGGAGATCATCGGCGGCCATCCAGAGTTGATCAACCGCGCTCTGCCGTCGCTGACAGCGAGGTTAAGCATCATCACCGACGCTGCGCCCAAGCTTGCAGCGGAGGCAGCATCAAGGGCGATCACGGACTGGGGCCGCCCAGCGGCCGACATCACGCACCTCGTTGTCGCCACCAACTCCGGCGACAACGAGCCCAGCGTCGACTTGCGCTTTGCGGGGCTGCTCGACCTCCGCCCAACCGTGCGGCGCACCCTGCTGTACCTCCAAGGCTGCTCTGCTTGTCTTGCCGCGCTCCGCGTCGGTAAGGACATCGCCGAGAACAACCGCGGCGCCCGCGTGCTCGTGGCCTGTGCTTAG